The Denticeps clupeoides chromosome 5, fDenClu1.1, whole genome shotgun sequence genome includes a region encoding these proteins:
- the LOC114791009 gene encoding uncharacterized protein C18orf19 homolog B-like, with the protein MLWTLSQVASRQLHAAHAVSLGLAGREWHPGAAGAQRRVSRWLRTTVTGRARPEESQKQLLKPGLQGAPPQDAEGADPLQDKSIGLYQRFKKMFKQYGKVMVPVHLVTSSVWFGAFYYAAMKGVNLVPFLDYVGLPEKVVNILRDSQSGYALTAYAMYKLATPARYTVTLGGTSLSVKYLRKHGYLSTPPPVKDYLQDKMEETRERLSERMEETKERFSEKMEETKELFSGKMEETKERFSEKMEETKDKLSEKFQETKDKVSFRKKPD; encoded by the exons ATGCTGTGGACCCTGTCTCAGGTTGCCTCGCGGCAGCTCCACGCTGCCCACGCCGTGTCGCTCGGCCTGGCCGGCCGCGAGTGGCACCCGGGCGCGGCTGGGGCGCAGAGACGCGTGTCTCGCTGGCTGAGGACGACCGTGACCGGCAGGGCGAGGCCAGAGGAGAGCCAGAAGCAGCTCCTCAAGCCTGGTCTACAGGGGGCTCCGCCGCAGGACGCTGAGGGGGCGGACCCCCTTCAGGACAAGTCCATTGGCCTCTACCAGAGGTTCAAGAAGATGTTTAAGCAGTATGGCAAGGTCATGGTCCCGGTGCACCTTGTAACATCATCCGTGTGGTTCGGGGCATTTTATTATGCTGCTATGAA GGGTGTGAATTTGGTGCCTTTTTTGGACTATGTTGGTTTACCAGAGAAGGTGGTGAACATTCTGAGAGATTCCCAGAGTGGCTACGCCCTCACAGCATATGCAATGTACAAG CTGGCCACACCAGCAAGATACACAGTCACACTGGGTGGAACGTCTCTGTCCGTCAAATATCTCCGTAAGCATGGTTAtctctccacccctcctccgGTGAAGGACTACCTGCAGGACAAAATGGAGGAGACGAGGGAGAGGCTTTCTGAAAGGATGGAGGAAACTAAGGAGCGGTTTTCTGAAAAGATGGAGGAGACTAAAGAGTTGTTCTCCGGCAAGATGGAGGAGACAAAAGAACGGTTCTCTGAAAAAATGGAAGAGACCAAAGACAAGCTGTCAGAGAAATTTCAAGAGACGAAAGACAAAGTGTCTTTCCGCAAGAAACCAGATTAA